Part of the Brassica oleracea var. oleracea cultivar TO1000 chromosome C8, BOL, whole genome shotgun sequence genome is shown below.
TTGCAACAAGTTCAGCATGTGTCGAACTTTCACTCAAAAAGAACAGTCTCGCTCCATTGAACTTATCAACCACAAAATTCCAACAGCCATCTTTCAACAACCATTCTCCATACACTGCTTGTAACTGACGATCCATCTGCAAAAATTCAAAATAAAACACATTAGCAAACATAGAACATGTATGAGTTAAAAGCACATTAGACTAGAAACTTTAATTAACATGAATGTTGGTAACCTCATTAATTAAGTTATAAATTTCATTCAGTAGCCCAAATATTGATTAATAAACATGAATTAACAAGAAAATGTTAAAAATTCTTTATAGTTTTTGAAAAATTGCAAGTTTATTAAACACTGACGCAGACGACATCCACAGAGGTCTTCTAGTAGACTTTCGTAGAAGTCGTCCATTTAGGTCATTTTTGCAATTAAAATTTTACAAAGGACAGAGAAGTCGTCTCTACGGCAGACTTCTTTGGAAGTCTTCCTTTGTAAATATTGGCATACTTTTGTTTTAAAAAAAAATCTCGAAAAAACCAGAGACGACTTCCATGTAAGTCGTCTAGGATAAACAAGTTAGTTTTGCATTTGACCGGATTGTGTCAGAAATTTGACTTTTCCTGTACGACTTACACGTAAGTCGTCCAGTTGTAGATGACTTACCCATAAGTCGTCCAGTTGAAAACCAAAAAAAAAAATCATTATTTTATTATAACTAGACGACTTCCATGTAATTCGTTTCAGGTTAGATTTGCAATTGAAAAATAAAACATTTATTCTAGACGACTTACTTGAAAGCCGTCCAGTCGATGACTTATACTGAAGTCGTCCAAGATAAGCAAGGTTTGACCAGAATCTTGGAATAAAATCTTGGACGACTTTCGTGTACGTCGTCGACCGGACGACTTTCGTGTACGTCGTCGACCGGACGACTTTCAAGTAAGTCATCTAGAATAAATTAAATATTTAATTTTATTTTCCAATTGCAAAACTAACCTGAAACGACTTACTTGGACGTCGTCTAGTTATAATAAAATATTGATTTTTTGGTTTTCTAAGTCGTCTAGTAGAAGTCAAAATTCTAACACATTCATGTCAAATGTAAAACTAACCGGTTTATCCGAGACGACTTCCTGGGTTCCTCGAGATTTTTTTTAAACAAACAAAAATGGACGACTTTAGTAAAAGTCATCTCAAAAAAACACATTTAAAAGTCAATTGCAAAACTAACATCTGCATTGACCAGAAGACTTCTAGATAAGTCGTCTACAACCATAAGACTTACCCGGAAGTCTTCTAGGCGGACAGATCTGGATAAAATCTCGATTTCATACCTTAAATTAGTGAGATAACTTCCTTAGCACACATAAGTCTTCTCCAACCACACAGAAGCTCAAGTGAAAGTAACCCACCGAGAATCCTAACTTTCAATGGCTCTATGAACCATAAAAATGTTAGAATCAAATTCTTGGTTTTTTTTTTAATGAATATGGAGAGAAAGTAAAGAGATGTTGTTTTTGTTCGTAAGAATTGAGAAAGAAAGAGTGTAAATCGATTTTTAGGTGCATTAAGAGCTTCAAATTGGTTGTTCATGGTGGTTGGTGTATTGATGGCAATGACAATATTGTGAATACTTGAGGAAGATGAGGGTGATAGAGTAAAATATGCATTTTCGAAAAGAAAAAAGGTGATGGCATTTTCGTGGATAATCTGAACTTTGGAGGTGAAAGAGGCAAGTCAAAGTTAAAAAAAAAACATGAGTTAGTTTTGTGTTTGACTTTAAGTTTTGAGTTATATTTGCAAAAAGCCCTATTTATAAATAGTTCAGAAATTATTTAAAAAGTTTATAAACTTAATTCCACCTTTTTCATACTAAACGCTAAACAATAATTACTAAATCCAAATGTTGAGTTTTTGTTTAACTGTATTTTTGAAAATTAGTATCTAGCTTAGTGTATTTCAGTCAATTTCTCTATTCTTATGGTCGGAGTTTCTATAACCCATACAACCCATAAATTATATACGGGTTAGTCTTGGATATCAAAATTTGGACCACAGTTCGCCATGCCCAAAAAATTGAAATTCCAAAAGGAAGAAAATTTAGATTGGATAACGGATCCTTATTCATATCGGTACTCTTACTAAAAATAATTTGATTTTTCTACATGGGAGGAGGGTGGAGGGTGGCAGACCAAGAACTTTGATTTTTTTTTGTTTGAAAAAGTAAAAGGAAAGAAAAAGTCAAAATGATTTTACAGAACAACACAAATGGCTAACCACAATTCTCTCAAGATCAACATAAATAAATTCACAAACACACAAAAGTTTTGTCCACCACTTACTAAAAATTCAAAGAAATCCAAACAAAAGTGCTATAAATATACCCCGTATGAAACCAATTCAATCAATCAAGGCTAATAGAACGAACTCTTTCATACACTTGAATCTTCTTTATAAATTTTGCTTCTTTGGATCATCAACCATGTCACAGCAAGCATTCAATGCTGGCCAAACCAAGGGCCAAGCTCGCGTATGATCTGCGACCTCAATTTTTTTATTAATCAATTTTAAACTATATGGAATACGTATTTTACCAAATCATAATTATGTTTTTGTATATAACGTTCTAATGGATACGGCAGGAGAAGGCCGAGCAGTGGACTGAGTCTGCCAAGCAGACTGCACAATCAGCACGTGATAAGACTGCAGAGGTGGCACAATCAGCACATGACAAGGCAATTGATGTTACACATTCAGCACAAAACAAGTCTGCTGATAAATCTCATTCCACCAGAGAATCCGCCCAACATGGCCAAGAACAAACCACCGGTTTTCTCGGCCAGGTATATTTTTGTTACGTTTTCTTCCGTTAAGTTCTTTATTGAATATACCCATTTGAGGTTAAATTTACAGCATATATTATGTAGGTCTTCCAATATACCTTAATATAGTTATTAATAATAAAATATAACTTGGTAAAAATATTGGTATTTCAATATGATTTTGGAGAGCAGACAGGAGAATCTGTGAAGAACATGGCTCAAGGTGCTTTAGATGGTGTTAAGAACAGTCTTGGCATGAATGAGAAGAAATGAATAAATGAATATTTTACGTTTCAACTATTATATTTATTTACATATTGAAATGTTATTTCTGATGTTTAGCAATTTCTATTTTCTCTAAATTATGTTTGTAATAATTATTCTGTTTTTGAAAGATTTTGTGATCA
Proteins encoded:
- the LOC106311107 gene encoding late embryogenesis abundant protein 1-like, whose product is MKPIQSIKANRTNSFIHLNLLYKFCFFGSSTMSQQAFNAGQTKGQAREKAEQWTESAKQTAQSARDKTAEVAQSAHDKAIDVTHSAQNKSADKSHSTRESAQHGQEQTTGFLGQTGESVKNMAQGALDGVKNSLGMNEKK